The Phoenix dactylifera cultivar Barhee BC4 unplaced genomic scaffold, palm_55x_up_171113_PBpolish2nd_filt_p 000352F, whole genome shotgun sequence genome contains the following window.
TATTTTAACAAAATATGACCAAATGGATGGAAAGGAGGGATCTTGGAAGCACCTGGAGGTCGCCGGAGACCTCGACGTCACTGATGGTAGTAAGGGAGGAGAGGTAGCGGTCGGCGCCGAGGGAGGCCTCGGGGAGAACGGCGAACTGAAGGTTCTTGTCCCTCAGAAGCATCTCCGAGAGCTCCCTCATGATCTGCTTCGCCACCATCTTCACCCTCCGCTGGTTAGCCATGCACCGCACggtccctcttcctcttcttatcGTTATCGCCATGGAATTGGGATTTGTCCAGCCGCGGGAGggaaggaggaggtggtggcgatgagtggcggcggagggaggggaggagaggaagagaggaggagatgagGAAGGCCGAGAGAGGAGCATGCTGTTCTTCCTTGGTGATCTGGCCGAGGAGATATGATGGGAACGGAGCGAAACAGAGCTGGAGATTTTTTTGAGACTTGCGGGAGATGCAGGAGGCCTGCTTCGGGTTGTGAACCGGTGACTAGACCTTTTCacggccgggccgggcttgtcCGAAGGCCTGGCCCGGCCCGATCTTCCGGCTTGCTTCCAGGCTCAAACGCGGGCATTTCTCAGGCTTGGAACCTCGAAAGTGATCTCGGACAATCTgatctttttttaatataattttaaaaatagtaaatGTGAATAACTAAATATTGCTTGCAgatattttgaaatttaatgACTAAAATAAGGTATTCTAAAATCTTAGATCTTCTCACATTAAGTTTACATATCAACAAAACCTAGGatttaaccatcaaaatctaCAACATTTTAGGTCAAGCCAAGCTCGAGCCAGACTTTAATCCCTGAGTTAAAGCTTTATCATTGGCCGGGCTGGGCTGGGacacaaaaaatatcaaattttacatagGTCCATCTCAAAGCatgattaaaaatgaattgaatttagACCCGAGGCTCAGCCATGATTAGCTCTAGCCCAAGTCTAGCTTCTTTAGTAAGCATGCTTATCTTTCAAGCCCGAAGCCATGCATAATCTATCGGGCCTGAATTCTTAGTTAAAAACCTATCCAAAAAAATTGTAGGCTTGAACAGATTGGATGGACCGGTTAGCCCATGAGCAAGTATGATGACGACGatgacgatgatgatgatgatgatagagAGACTTGTGCCGACTATGTTGGTTGTTGAGGAGTCACCTAGAGGGTAAGGCTAGATACTTTTATCCAACTATGGCTCTTAACCATAGGATgcataaagaaaatatatcactacatgtaacataaaaaaaaaaaaaaattataacaagGCTCCAATTTTGGACttatttggttcgcggaaagatTACCTTATTGGAATATTTTTCCTCAAAAGTTAATGCATGGGTATATGAtacctaaaaaaataatttttcgtaTTTGGTTAATTATGAAAAAATGATACAAGAAACACACTTTTTAGGGTgatttatatttggttgagcatctatttttctaaaaaaattgtgcaaaatatatattatgCTCTTAATAAAGAGACTATAAGGTAAAAAAACATCACATGCATAATTTGGAATACCAAGGTCCGAAGGTTTTAAACGCTCAACACCAAAAAGATCAGAATATATTTCTAATTGCTatgtttaaatattttttaatctaaaattttaaaatattttttaaatatttaaatatagctaataaaaatatttattggattGAGTTTTTATTTAATAgttaaacaacttctttatattgtgataattttaaatagttattaatatattgttatattaAAATAACCACAACTTTTTTATATTGTGGTAATTTTTAATAGTACATTTTTTATAGTTtaagattaattattaaaaaaagctattaagaaaatcatGATGGCTTAAGCATGTTATGGGGAAAGAATCTAATACAATTTTCATCACTGGAAAAGTGGCTTTTCCATGTCAAGCAtagatttttttcataaaatatggaaattttatttctatgaaaaagctacttttccatctctcatttgaaaactccGGCCATACATGAAGTATTGTTTCATTTTTGCATtgattttttcttctctctcctcttctcgtGAACTAAACGAGTTCTACAAGTTCCCATATTATGACCCTTGAAATTTTATAGAGCCATTATATTAAATATGTTTAAAAGAAGTTGATTAGCAATCCATCTATTGTATGTCgcttataataatttttaattttcaggCATGATTATAAAACCATTCAGAAATTTTTACGTGTTCACATATTATGACCCTATAACCAACATGGGCTACTCTATATTTGATCCGGAAACCTTCCATAGTTGTTGCTCACAAAAATTCAATTTTGACAAAACGTCCATGAAACTAATGAGTCACTATTTTAAGAATAACAAATAGGATTTGATAACTAGACCCTTGGAGTTTTTtgtttatattaatttttatttcataTGTAATGGCCATGAAACCTTCCAAAAGTTACTTTATAAACATAGAAAAAATTATTCATAACAAGGTCCAAAATTCGTGTTTATTTATTAAAATCTCGAAAATAATTATATTGGGTATGACTAATGTACACCCTATAGCTTGCTGCGTGTGATAATTTTTAATGCAATATAGTGATCATAAAGCCATTGATTGTCACTAAGTAGAGCACAGAGAAAATGCTGAAAAGAGAACCCTTTATGTCATTTATTAGTATATGTTGGGGGAATGTAAATTGCCCCAAAGCACATGAGCACATCGTCAGCACGTGATCAGAAGCGCCCAACCTCGGACGCCCGGTCAGGCGCTCGACCTCAAAGGCGccctgtaatgtccgggcccactaACAACTGGGCCCAATATTTTAAGGCCCAGTTAGGGGGGAGTGGGGCCCGATTTTACTGTATGGGCAGTACTGATAGGGTGGCAACCGTGAAGGGGTTGCCACCTCATGCTGAGAAGGGAAGTGATAGGGCCATAGTTGGCCGGCAGAGGGAGGGCCACTACACGCCCCTGAGACAAGGGGGCAACTGGAAGCTCCCGGACCAGAGAACAGGGGAAGATGGGACCTC
Protein-coding sequences here:
- the LOC103697165 gene encoding probable ribosome-binding factor A, chloroplastic, with the translated sequence MLLSRPSSSPPLFLSSPPSAATHRHHLLLPSRGWTNPNSMAITIRRGRGTVRCMANQRRVKMVAKQIMRELSEMLLRDKNLQFAVLPEASLGADRYLSSLTTISDVEVSGDLQVVKVYVSVFGDERGKEVAIAGLKSKAKYVRGELGRRMKLRLTPEIRFIEDESLERGSRVIAILDRLKNEKQSAERHDAGVSEPSNKSEENGDLGSDDPDEGIIYVK